From one Flavobacteriales bacterium genomic stretch:
- the ung gene encoding uracil-DNA glycosylase — MDNLPTPNAPAAPHIGASWQLALADQFAAPYFSDLKAFLLAERRQCTVYPKGRDIFRAFDLTPFEQVRAVILGQDPYHGPGQAHGLCFSVPEDVPFPPSLANIFAEIKRDLGLPAPIRGDLSPWARQGVLLLNATLTVRAHEAGSHQGKGWERFTDAAIAQLSAKREGLIFLLWGRFAQQKETLIDNSRHYVLKAPHPSPLSAHRGFIGCGHFGQTNELLAAQGQAPIDWRT, encoded by the coding sequence ATGGACAACCTGCCAACGCCTAACGCACCGGCTGCGCCGCATATTGGAGCAAGCTGGCAATTGGCCTTGGCCGACCAGTTCGCCGCGCCCTACTTCAGCGACCTGAAAGCGTTCCTGTTGGCCGAGCGTCGGCAATGCACTGTTTACCCGAAGGGCCGCGACATCTTCCGGGCCTTCGACCTCACCCCCTTCGAGCAGGTGCGCGCGGTGATCCTAGGCCAGGACCCTTATCACGGCCCCGGGCAGGCGCATGGCTTGTGCTTTTCCGTGCCGGAAGACGTTCCCTTCCCGCCCTCACTGGCCAACATCTTCGCGGAGATCAAGCGCGACCTCGGATTGCCCGCACCCATTCGCGGCGACCTCTCCCCATGGGCCCGACAAGGCGTGCTGCTGCTCAACGCCACGCTCACCGTGCGGGCGCATGAGGCCGGTTCGCACCAAGGCAAGGGATGGGAGCGCTTCACCGATGCGGCCATCGCCCAGCTCTCGGCGAAACGAGAGGGCCTCATCTTCCTGCTCTGGGGCCGCTTCGCCCAGCAGAAAGAAACCTTGATCGACAACTCGCGGCATTATGTACTGAAGGCGCCGCATCCCTCCCCGCTCTCGGCCCACCGAGGCTTCATCGGATGCGGCCATTTCGGCCAGACCAACGAACTGCTCGCTGCGCAAGGGCAGGCTCCCATCGATTGGCGCACGTGA
- a CDS encoding DbpA RNA binding domain-containing protein, with protein MSVAFNRLITQFRDLGDLNVDMSRKDHTARAERPSSRERFSTGRQMFINLGSADGFDKGKMLGYVCGVSGVQGDVIGRMLIKDVYSFVDVEPDHFEQVFNAFKGANYKGRKVRVDEAQGPGAGPSRPQGDRQHQGGHRGGPHHGPRNDRGGNRPHESSYRGPSERNDGGFAKKGYYEPKPHRKGPRKG; from the coding sequence ATGAGCGTGGCCTTCAATCGCCTCATCACGCAGTTCCGCGACCTCGGCGACCTGAACGTGGACATGAGCCGCAAGGACCACACGGCACGCGCCGAGCGCCCCTCCTCGCGCGAGCGCTTCAGCACCGGCAGGCAGATGTTCATCAACCTGGGCAGCGCCGACGGCTTCGACAAGGGCAAGATGCTCGGCTATGTGTGCGGCGTGAGCGGCGTGCAGGGCGATGTGATCGGGCGCATGCTCATCAAGGATGTGTACTCCTTCGTCGATGTGGAGCCTGACCACTTCGAGCAGGTCTTCAATGCCTTCAAGGGCGCCAATTACAAAGGGCGCAAAGTGCGCGTGGATGAGGCACAAGGGCCCGGCGCAGGCCCATCGCGCCCGCAAGGCGATCGGCAGCACCAAGGCGGGCACCGTGGCGGGCCCCACCACGGGCCTCGAAACGATCGCGGCGGCAATCGCCCGCATGAGAGCAGCTACCGCGGGCCGTCGGAGCGGAATGATGGGGGCTTCGCGAAGAAGGGCTACTACGAGCCGAAGCCGCACCGCAAAGGCCCGCGCAAGGGCTGA
- the gap gene encoding type I glyceraldehyde-3-phosphate dehydrogenase, whose product MKVAINGFGRIGRVSARLLLQRGDVELVAVNDLTDTRTLAHLFKYDSVHGVFNGEVSHDPENLLLGGKRIKAFAEKDPSRLPWKDLGIDIVLECTGLFLSRAGAEQHLKAGARRVILSAPAKDADIPSVVLGVNEQVLKGDEPIISNASCTTNCAAPMIMGINELCGIEDGFITTVHSFTGDQRLHDAPHKDLRRARAATVSMVPTTTGAAKAITRIFPELDGRLGGGGIRVPVPDGSITDITCRVKDLKSAEEINAHFKSLAEGRLKGILRYTEDPIVSVDIVGDPHSCIFDAQLTSVVGNMVKVMGWYDNEYGYSSRLVDLIRRLSALGASA is encoded by the coding sequence ATGAAAGTAGCGATCAACGGATTCGGTCGCATCGGGCGCGTGTCCGCGCGCCTGCTGCTGCAACGCGGCGACGTGGAGCTTGTGGCCGTGAACGACCTCACGGACACGCGCACGCTCGCGCACCTCTTCAAGTACGACAGCGTGCATGGCGTGTTCAACGGCGAGGTGTCCCACGACCCGGAGAACCTCCTATTGGGCGGCAAGAGGATCAAGGCCTTCGCGGAGAAGGACCCTTCGCGGCTCCCCTGGAAGGACCTGGGCATCGACATCGTGCTGGAGTGCACGGGCCTCTTCCTTTCGAGAGCTGGTGCCGAGCAGCACCTGAAGGCCGGCGCCAGGCGCGTGATCCTCTCCGCCCCGGCCAAGGATGCCGATATCCCCAGTGTGGTGCTCGGAGTGAATGAGCAGGTCCTGAAAGGCGATGAGCCGATCATCTCCAACGCCAGCTGCACCACCAATTGCGCAGCGCCGATGATCATGGGCATCAACGAGCTCTGCGGAATCGAGGACGGCTTCATCACCACCGTGCACAGCTTCACGGGCGATCAGCGCCTGCACGATGCACCGCACAAGGACCTTCGCCGGGCGCGTGCCGCTACGGTGAGCATGGTGCCCACCACCACTGGAGCGGCCAAGGCCATCACGCGCATCTTCCCGGAGCTCGATGGCCGCTTGGGCGGCGGAGGCATCCGTGTGCCCGTGCCCGACGGCTCCATCACCGACATCACCTGCCGCGTGAAGGACCTGAAGAGCGCCGAGGAGATCAATGCGCATTTCAAGTCGCTCGCCGAAGGGAGGCTCAAGGGCATCCTTCGCTACACCGAGGACCCCATCGTGAGCGTGGATATCGTGGGCGACCCGCACAGCTGCATCTTCGACGCGCAGCTCACCAGCGTGGTGGGCAACATGGTGAAGGTGATGGGCTGGTACGACAACGAGTACGGGTACAGCAGCCGTCTGGTGGATCTGATCCGGCGGCTCAGCGCGCTCGGCGCCAGCGCTTAA
- a CDS encoding OsmC family protein produces the protein MTTARITHLGELRTEVLHVRSQQRFITDAPVDNQGRGEAISPTDMLAASLAACMITTMDIKAKAKGIALSNLSASVVKHMAADPRRVSSVEVMLELDGEGLSEEDRSLMERTAHECPVALSLHPGIKQAVQFKYR, from the coding sequence ATGACCACAGCGCGCATCACCCACCTCGGCGAACTGCGCACGGAGGTGCTGCATGTGCGCAGCCAGCAGCGCTTCATCACCGATGCCCCTGTTGACAATCAGGGCCGGGGCGAGGCGATTTCACCCACCGACATGCTGGCCGCCTCGTTAGCCGCTTGCATGATCACCACCATGGATATCAAGGCCAAGGCGAAGGGCATCGCGCTGAGCAACCTGAGCGCTTCCGTGGTGAAGCACATGGCTGCTGATCCTCGGCGGGTGAGTAGCGTGGAGGTCATGCTGGAGCTTGATGGCGAGGGGCTTTCGGAAGAGGACCGCTCCTTGATGGAGCGCACTGCCCATGAATGCCCGGTGGCCCTCAGCCTGCATCCGGGCATCAAGCAGGCGGTTCAATTCAAGTATCGATGA
- the lipA gene encoding lipoyl synthase gives MSGNVAEVKEGPGAEGKRTRKPDWLRVKLPTGENYRQVAGIVGEHKLHTICQSGNCPNMGECWGAGTATFMILGNVCTRSCGFCAVATGRPEPVDPFEPARVARSVELMGVKHCVITCVDRDDLADGGADTWARTIRAVRRRSPETKLETLIGDFQGKWENLEAVLEARPDVLSHNMETVRRLTKQVRVQAKYDRSLEVLMRAKRAGLRTKSGIMLGLGETDAEILETMDDLRAVECDVMTMGQYLQPTAKHLPVAEFITPERFERYRVEGLARGFRFVESAPLVRSSYHAEKHVL, from the coding sequence ATGAGCGGTAACGTGGCGGAAGTGAAGGAAGGCCCCGGTGCTGAAGGCAAGCGCACGCGCAAGCCCGATTGGCTCCGGGTGAAGCTGCCCACGGGTGAGAACTACCGGCAGGTGGCGGGCATCGTGGGTGAGCACAAGCTGCACACCATCTGCCAGAGCGGCAATTGCCCCAACATGGGTGAGTGCTGGGGCGCCGGCACCGCCACTTTCATGATCCTTGGCAATGTCTGCACGCGAAGCTGCGGCTTCTGCGCGGTGGCCACGGGCAGGCCCGAGCCGGTGGATCCCTTCGAGCCCGCTCGCGTGGCCCGGAGCGTGGAGCTCATGGGCGTGAAGCATTGCGTGATCACCTGCGTTGACCGCGACGACCTCGCCGATGGCGGAGCGGACACTTGGGCGAGGACCATCCGTGCCGTGCGCCGCCGCTCGCCGGAGACCAAGCTGGAGACCCTCATCGGCGATTTCCAAGGGAAGTGGGAGAACCTCGAGGCGGTGCTAGAGGCCAGGCCCGATGTGCTCAGCCACAACATGGAGACCGTGCGCCGCCTCACCAAGCAGGTGCGCGTGCAGGCCAAGTACGACCGCAGCCTCGAAGTGCTCATGCGGGCCAAGCGAGCCGGGCTGCGCACCAAGAGCGGTATCATGCTCGGCTTGGGCGAGACCGATGCGGAGATCCTGGAGACCATGGACGACCTGCGAGCCGTGGAATGCGATGTGATGACCATGGGCCAGTACCTGCAACCCACCGCGAAGCATCTGCCGGTGGCGGAGTTCATCACCCCGGAGCGCTTCGAGCGCTACCGCGTCGAAGGCCTCGCGCGCGGATTCCGGTTCGTGGAGAGCGCGCCGCTGGTGCGCAGCAGCTATCATGCAGAGAAGCATGTGCTGTGA
- a CDS encoding acyl-CoA desaturase, with the protein MQPTTFAKTAPVFFQRLREVTEAYFKENNLRKTGDIRLYTKTAVLAAALVALYVVLVFFTPSSAWLALGLCGLLGLVVASIGFNVMHDGAHGSYSRRKWVNETMAHSLNFLGGNAYLWKLKHNENHHTFTNIEGMDDDIDIKPFIRVHHGQKRYWFHRFQHIYSLVLYGSTYLFWIFYNDLRKYFSGKIADHTPLRPMNRKEHILFWASKAFYIGLFLVLPMLMVGVLPVLAGYGVMVFVAGVVISVVFQLAHVVEHAEFVHPPSDGPVVEAEWAVHQVETTANFATRNKVWNWLFGGLNFQIEHHLFPRISHVHYPELSKRLKQVCAEFDVAYREFPTMRSALLSHLRHLRQVGMA; encoded by the coding sequence ATGCAACCGACCACCTTCGCCAAGACCGCCCCTGTGTTCTTCCAGCGCCTCCGTGAGGTCACTGAGGCTTACTTCAAGGAGAACAACCTCCGCAAGACCGGCGACATCCGCCTCTACACCAAGACCGCTGTCCTGGCTGCGGCGCTCGTGGCGCTCTATGTGGTGCTGGTTTTCTTCACGCCATCCAGCGCATGGCTCGCCCTCGGCCTGTGCGGGCTCTTGGGCCTGGTGGTGGCCAGCATTGGCTTCAACGTCATGCACGATGGCGCCCACGGCAGCTACAGCCGCCGCAAATGGGTGAACGAGACCATGGCGCACAGCCTCAACTTCCTCGGGGGCAACGCCTACCTGTGGAAGCTGAAGCACAACGAGAATCACCACACCTTCACCAACATCGAAGGCATGGACGACGACATCGACATCAAGCCCTTCATCCGTGTGCATCACGGGCAGAAGCGCTACTGGTTCCACCGCTTCCAGCACATCTACAGCCTGGTGCTGTACGGCAGCACCTATCTGTTCTGGATCTTCTACAACGATCTGCGCAAGTACTTCAGCGGCAAGATCGCCGACCACACGCCGCTGCGACCCATGAACCGCAAGGAGCACATCCTCTTCTGGGCCTCGAAGGCCTTCTACATCGGCCTCTTCCTGGTGCTGCCCATGCTCATGGTGGGCGTGCTGCCCGTGCTCGCGGGCTACGGCGTCATGGTCTTCGTGGCAGGCGTGGTGATCAGCGTGGTGTTCCAATTGGCGCACGTGGTGGAGCATGCGGAGTTCGTGCATCCGCCCAGCGATGGCCCCGTGGTGGAAGCCGAATGGGCCGTTCACCAGGTGGAGACCACGGCCAACTTCGCCACGCGCAACAAAGTGTGGAACTGGCTCTTCGGCGGGCTTAACTTCCAGATCGAGCACCACCTGTTCCCGCGCATCAGCCATGTGCATTACCCCGAACTGAGCAAGCGGCTGAAGCAGGTCTGCGCCGAGTTCGATGTGGCCTACCGCGAGTTCCCCACCATGCGCAGCGCGCTGCTCAGCCACCTACGGCACCTACGGCAAGTAGGCATGGCATGA
- a CDS encoding BamA/TamA family outer membrane protein translates to MIALRLLLLAFAGLLAGALPAQRHRLVLSTDDSLPARWIRPIELTAADAVPRALSQQLAFLHGKGYLEASIDNCSARGDTTFCALQAGRPYAWARLSGAGIPLEIASQARFRESLFTGRPVAPSAIQKLIEGLLKLCEEDGHPFAWVRLDSLRHDADGLRATVRLERGRAVRIDSVVVKGTLRISPRYLQSHIGIREGDRYNEALIRALERRLRELPFVAQRGRPYVQFAEERTKLFLFLDDKRASSVNGVLGVQPDAITGKVKLTGDIDLRLRSALRRGEAIDLNWRSLADATQDLRVRLNLPFALNTPFGADASLKLFKRDSTFLEVTARGALEYLMNRGDKVSAFVGTKSSERLGRNLASAAELGDVRITSYGLGVTRERFDYRLNPRRGHSLRLDGSVGRKRTTTAVIGEAVPSPTLRSVQFELEGMAVAHLPIKRRSTLRFAAQGGWMVNDNLYRNELYRIGGLKTVRGADEASIFASAFAIGTIEYRFVYEENANFFVFFDQGWWEDGARADRLNDDPRGFGVGTTFETKAGLFGLTYALGQQFGNPIALRGGKVHFGFTSLF, encoded by the coding sequence ATGATTGCCCTTAGGCTCCTGCTCCTCGCATTCGCTGGCCTGCTCGCCGGAGCGCTCCCGGCGCAGCGCCATCGCTTGGTGCTCAGCACGGACGACTCATTGCCCGCGCGGTGGATCCGTCCAATCGAGCTCACGGCCGCGGATGCCGTGCCGCGCGCGTTGAGCCAGCAGCTCGCCTTCCTGCACGGCAAAGGATACCTCGAAGCCAGCATCGATAACTGCTCGGCGCGCGGCGACACCACGTTCTGCGCGCTGCAGGCCGGCCGCCCGTACGCGTGGGCGAGGCTCAGCGGCGCCGGAATCCCGCTGGAGATCGCCAGTCAGGCGCGTTTCCGCGAATCACTGTTCACGGGCCGTCCGGTGGCGCCGTCCGCCATTCAGAAGCTGATCGAAGGGTTGCTGAAGCTCTGTGAGGAAGATGGCCACCCCTTCGCCTGGGTACGCCTCGACAGCCTGCGGCACGATGCCGATGGCCTGCGTGCCACGGTGCGCCTTGAGCGCGGCCGCGCCGTTCGCATCGACAGCGTGGTGGTGAAGGGCACGCTCCGCATCAGCCCGCGATACCTGCAGTCGCACATCGGGATCCGTGAGGGCGACCGGTACAACGAAGCGCTCATCCGCGCGCTCGAGCGCCGCTTGCGCGAACTGCCCTTCGTGGCGCAGCGCGGAAGGCCCTATGTGCAATTCGCCGAGGAACGCACCAAGCTCTTCCTCTTCCTCGACGACAAGCGCGCCAGTTCCGTGAATGGCGTGCTGGGCGTGCAGCCCGACGCCATCACCGGCAAGGTGAAGCTCACCGGCGACATCGACCTGCGGCTGCGCAGCGCGCTCCGTCGCGGTGAGGCCATCGACCTCAACTGGCGCAGCCTGGCCGATGCCACGCAGGACCTGCGCGTGCGCCTCAACCTGCCCTTCGCGCTCAATACCCCTTTCGGCGCCGACGCCAGCCTGAAGCTCTTCAAGCGCGACAGCACATTCCTCGAGGTGACTGCGCGCGGAGCCCTCGAATACCTGATGAACCGCGGCGATAAGGTGAGCGCCTTCGTGGGCACCAAGAGCAGCGAGCGCTTGGGCCGCAACCTGGCCAGCGCTGCGGAGCTGGGCGATGTGCGCATCACGAGCTACGGGCTGGGCGTAACGCGCGAGCGCTTCGACTACCGGCTCAATCCACGGCGCGGCCACAGCCTCCGGCTCGATGGCTCGGTAGGCCGCAAGCGCACAACCACCGCGGTGATCGGGGAGGCCGTGCCTTCGCCCACGTTGCGCAGCGTGCAGTTCGAGTTGGAAGGCATGGCCGTGGCGCACCTGCCGATCAAACGCCGCAGCACCTTGCGCTTCGCTGCGCAAGGCGGATGGATGGTGAACGACAACCTGTACCGCAATGAACTCTACCGCATCGGTGGCCTGAAGACCGTGCGTGGCGCCGATGAGGCCTCCATCTTCGCCTCGGCATTCGCGATCGGCACGATCGAGTATCGATTCGTGTACGAGGAGAACGCGAATTTCTTCGTCTTCTTCGATCAAGGCTGGTGGGAGGATGGCGCGCGCGCCGATCGCCTGAACGATGATCCGCGCGGCTTCGGCGTGGGTACCACCTTCGAGACCAAGGCCGGCCTGTTCGGGCTCACCTATGCGCTGGGCCAGCAATTCGGCAATCCCATCGCCCTGCGCGGCGGCAAGGTCCACTTCGGGTTCACCAGCTTGTTCTGA
- a CDS encoding MSEP-CTERM sorting domain-containing protein codes for MRNALHPIGILIAHTLPALLLAMLYADALSVIHPLLNEESLDAWRLLGLSLGGVVGASTVYAALAWWKRAQVHVLHSALIFLAYVPLLWMIGESMRLLFPWDIPRWMVPSEPELYAFRLLSIPLAHALFVLVARSLPEGDRGKPVRDLLVAAAIPLAVYLFVQVVEPFRGGSDFEEHVWVVVMVCLTIGFLFLLIRGVTALVLRVGNRSALAHAGRVLVALVLPLWGLALNNGLFGGFTREAVGIFGDLSHPAFYIICLLNAAAVIWPSSPVPLVRFGQFMVRAACFPYVIYFFVLFVPLLPLSVLAIIAVGMGFLLLAPVLLFVLQSVLLWQDARFLLAHRSWKELALAFGLAMGLLPAGIILRNLEHRNTLHGALRYVYESDPDEPIRPLDGERLAHVLAQVDANRSRNRWRGNGSGGNTPFLTPLYNRIVLDHLTLSEEKADLLSQVVLGVPADQGDRWRMRVPSSAHTVLDSAWAESRYDAQQQAWRSWVHLSIRNTAQSQEEYVTEVELPDGAWISDHYLMIDGDTAKGILAEEKAALWVYNSIVTYRRDPSILRYTGHNRVQLRVFPLEADQVRRTGFELLHREALPLRFGERALQLGDPSRDPSAEPIGSGEPGVVFMPASLKQHLDTLRRTPHVHLIVDASEANRAKRPEVAARLRGFAAEHGLDARSATLHITDGYGSSRPYSDEALEAFAHHAGHGGFFTDRAIRRVIAHDLVQPGPEAPFIVIVPSEPAYDERARGIWLDDLPDLAALMPEGDRFFVLYDTGMLEERRFSEPERSVNAEPVRIVHPIVRAWPNAADPSAYLADTPQGSVSVDYAHLGNHSPPRERWWSDALALEGRQRALALRAVHSSVSWRSVVRGSFQAQVLTPQTAWMCLEDEAQRNALLKKQEDVLNSNESLDVSDQEITNMSEPAIWWLLPALLLVLWWRRR; via the coding sequence ATGCGCAACGCCCTCCACCCCATCGGGATCCTTATCGCGCACACGCTGCCAGCGCTGCTGCTGGCCATGCTCTACGCCGATGCGCTGAGCGTGATCCATCCGCTGCTGAATGAGGAGAGCCTTGATGCCTGGCGCTTGCTCGGCCTCAGCCTTGGCGGCGTGGTGGGGGCCTCCACCGTGTACGCGGCACTGGCCTGGTGGAAACGCGCGCAAGTGCATGTGCTTCACAGCGCGCTGATCTTCCTCGCCTATGTGCCCTTGCTGTGGATGATCGGCGAGAGCATGCGCCTCCTCTTCCCGTGGGACATCCCACGCTGGATGGTGCCGTCTGAACCCGAGCTCTATGCCTTCCGACTGCTGAGCATCCCGCTGGCGCACGCGCTCTTCGTGCTGGTGGCGCGCTCACTGCCCGAGGGTGATCGCGGCAAGCCGGTGCGCGACCTGTTGGTCGCGGCAGCCATCCCGCTGGCCGTGTACCTCTTCGTGCAAGTGGTGGAGCCCTTCCGCGGCGGCTCAGATTTCGAGGAGCACGTCTGGGTGGTGGTGATGGTCTGCCTCACCATCGGTTTCCTCTTCCTCCTCATCCGGGGCGTCACGGCCCTGGTGCTGCGCGTAGGCAACCGATCGGCACTGGCACATGCCGGGCGCGTACTGGTCGCTCTGGTGCTGCCCCTCTGGGGACTTGCGCTCAACAACGGGCTCTTCGGCGGATTCACGCGCGAGGCCGTCGGCATCTTCGGCGATCTCTCGCATCCGGCATTCTACATCATCTGCCTGCTGAACGCGGCTGCGGTGATTTGGCCATCGAGCCCTGTGCCGCTGGTGCGCTTCGGTCAGTTCATGGTGCGCGCGGCCTGCTTCCCTTACGTGATCTACTTCTTCGTGCTCTTCGTGCCGCTGCTGCCGCTGAGCGTATTGGCCATCATCGCCGTGGGCATGGGTTTCCTGCTTCTGGCACCGGTGCTGCTCTTCGTGCTGCAGAGCGTGCTGCTGTGGCAGGATGCGCGCTTCCTCCTGGCGCACCGCTCCTGGAAGGAGCTGGCGCTCGCGTTCGGCCTGGCCATGGGCCTGCTGCCCGCGGGCATCATCCTCCGCAACCTCGAGCACCGCAACACGCTTCATGGCGCGCTCCGCTATGTGTACGAGAGCGATCCCGATGAGCCCATTCGCCCGCTCGATGGCGAACGATTGGCCCATGTGCTCGCGCAGGTGGATGCGAACCGATCGCGGAACCGATGGCGCGGGAATGGTTCGGGCGGCAATACGCCCTTCCTCACGCCGCTGTACAACCGCATCGTGCTCGACCACCTGACGCTGAGCGAAGAGAAGGCCGATCTGCTGAGCCAAGTGGTGCTGGGCGTGCCGGCCGATCAGGGCGATCGCTGGCGCATGCGCGTGCCATCGAGCGCCCATACCGTGCTCGATAGCGCCTGGGCGGAGAGCCGCTATGATGCGCAGCAACAAGCCTGGCGCTCATGGGTCCACCTGAGCATCCGCAACACGGCGCAGTCGCAGGAGGAATATGTGACGGAGGTCGAATTGCCCGATGGTGCATGGATCAGCGACCACTACCTGATGATCGACGGCGATACCGCGAAGGGCATCCTCGCGGAGGAGAAGGCCGCGCTGTGGGTCTATAACAGCATTGTCACCTACCGCCGCGATCCGAGCATCCTGCGTTACACGGGGCACAACCGCGTGCAATTGCGCGTGTTCCCACTCGAGGCGGATCAGGTGCGCCGCACCGGCTTCGAGCTGCTGCATCGCGAAGCGCTTCCCCTGCGGTTCGGTGAACGCGCGCTGCAACTGGGCGACCCGTCGCGCGATCCTTCGGCTGAGCCCATTGGCAGCGGGGAGCCGGGCGTGGTATTCATGCCTGCCTCGCTGAAGCAGCATTTGGACACCTTGCGCCGCACGCCGCACGTTCACCTGATCGTTGACGCGAGCGAGGCGAATCGAGCGAAACGCCCGGAGGTGGCCGCGCGATTGCGTGGATTCGCGGCGGAGCACGGGCTCGATGCGCGCAGCGCCACGCTGCACATCACCGATGGTTACGGCAGCAGCCGGCCGTACAGCGATGAGGCACTAGAGGCGTTCGCGCACCATGCGGGCCATGGCGGCTTCTTCACCGATCGCGCCATCCGCCGCGTGATCGCGCACGACCTGGTGCAGCCCGGCCCGGAGGCGCCGTTCATCGTGATCGTGCCGAGCGAGCCCGCCTACGATGAACGCGCGCGCGGCATCTGGCTCGACGACCTGCCCGATCTGGCCGCGCTGATGCCCGAGGGCGATCGCTTCTTCGTGCTCTATGACACCGGCATGCTCGAGGAGCGCCGATTCAGCGAACCGGAGCGCAGCGTGAATGCGGAGCCTGTGCGGATCGTGCATCCGATCGTCCGTGCATGGCCCAATGCCGCCGATCCTTCGGCCTACCTGGCCGATACGCCGCAAGGAAGCGTGTCCGTCGATTACGCGCACCTGGGCAATCATTCTCCACCGCGTGAACGGTGGTGGTCGGATGCGCTGGCATTGGAGGGGCGTCAGCGCGCGCTCGCCTTGCGCGCCGTTCACAGCAGCGTGAGCTGGCGCTCGGTGGTGCGCGGCAGCTTCCAAGCGCAAGTGCTCACCCCCCAGACGGCTTGGATGTGCCTGGAGGACGAGGCGCAACGAAACGCTTTGCTGAAGAAGCAGGAGGATGTCCTCAACAGCAACGAGAGCTTGGATGTATCGGATCAAGAGATCACGAACATGAGCGAGCCGGCCATCTGGTGGCTGTTGCCTGCCTTGCTGCTTGTGCTGTGGTGGCGGCGCCGATGA
- the xrtK gene encoding exosortase K, producing the protein MSDPERHRRATLALTALLLAGAFALKWWYREATAHELGFVLRPVSALVAMLTGTAAVHEAEGSFLFPVLGIRIDRSCSGINFLVIATACFALLILRRTDAGCARPLLAALAVGGAYALTIAVNAGRISTMAFAKQLGLHLAPRAHEAVGAFFFVSALLVAALLLNRLLRPPARA; encoded by the coding sequence ATGTCCGACCCCGAACGCCACCGCCGCGCCACCCTCGCACTCACCGCCTTGCTGCTGGCGGGCGCCTTCGCGTTGAAGTGGTGGTACCGTGAAGCCACGGCGCATGAGCTGGGTTTCGTGCTGAGGCCAGTGAGCGCCTTGGTGGCCATGCTCACGGGCACTGCCGCAGTGCACGAAGCCGAGGGCAGCTTCCTCTTCCCAGTGCTCGGCATCCGGATCGATCGTTCGTGTTCTGGCATCAATTTCCTGGTGATCGCAACGGCCTGCTTCGCGCTGCTGATCCTCAGGCGGACCGATGCGGGCTGCGCGCGCCCCTTGCTGGCGGCGTTGGCCGTCGGCGGTGCATATGCGCTTACCATCGCGGTGAATGCCGGCCGCATCTCCACCATGGCCTTCGCGAAACAGCTTGGCCTGCACCTGGCACCGCGCGCGCACGAAGCCGTGGGCGCATTCTTCTTCGTGAGCGCGCTGCTGGTCGCCGCACTGCTTCTCAACCGCCTGCTGCGCCCACCTGCGAGAGCCTGA